The window AATTACAAGTCCTGGGCATGTGCCATAGAACTTTCTTTGCAAACAAAaaacaaaatgggttttataaatggaACTTTTAAAAGAAATGAAGGTAATCAGGTTCTTGGAATCCAGTGGGATAGATGTAATGCTATTGTTTTGTCTTGGATTCTTGGTTTTATGTCTGAAGAGTTATATAATGGTCAAATTTACTCTAAAACTGCATCTGAGGTTTGGACTGAATTAAAGGAAACATATGATAAAGTAGATGGATTTGTGATCTTTAATTTGTATCAAAAGATAAATTCAATAACGCAAAATGGTAGTGTTGTATCAGATTATTATCATAAACTTAATTCACTATGGAAACAATATGATATAATGGTACAGCTTCCTAGCTGTGATTTTACTTCATCCAAAGCATTTAAAGATCACACAAGTTTAATCAAGTTAATGCAATTTCTAATGGGTTTAGATGATGTTTATCAACCCATTAGAAGCAACATTCTTACCAGAGATCCACTGCCCTCAGTGAATACTGCTTTTTCTATCATCTCTAGGGAGGAGTCACACAGGTGTACTCATTCAACTGAAAAGAAGTCCTCTAGTTAGACTTctgttttttttttgctaatacttATAAAGATAAATTCATACAAAATAATAAAGAGCTAAAATGTGGAAGAAATAATCATACTGTTGAAAGATGTTTTGAGGTGGTTGGGTATCCCAGCAAAAATGGGAACTTAAAATGTACTAAGTGTGGTATGACTAATCACACTGTTGATAGATGCTTTGAGGTAATAGGATATCCACCTAATCTTAAGAAAAAAGGGTTTGGTAATAATAACTTTAAAGGAaacaatagtaaaagtagtaatgaAAATCAATATTCTAGCACTTCTACTAATGTTTCTTTGAGTTATGACCAAATAACTAGGCTCTTAAGTCTTCTTGATGATAAAAGTGGATCAAGGACTGCTGATGCTAGTGCTGCAGGTAATTTTGTCAATAATATTGTGttttttaatactaattttgaAAGGTTTTATGTCAATAATAATTCTGGAGATTCTAAAGATAACACTCATTATGGTTGGATCATTGACTCAGGTGCTAATCAGCATATGACTAATTCTGTCAATAATTTTGAGTCATACACTAATGTTAGTGATCTTAATATTACTATTGGACACTCAAATGGGACCAAAGCAAAAGTTTCTAAAATTGGTTATCTAAAGTTGTCTGATGACATTGTTTTGCAGGATGTTCTGGTAGTTCCAGACTACTGTGTCAGTTTATTGTCTGTATATTGCTTGGTTAAAGATAATAATTTGTTTGTTGGTTTTGATAAATTTAATTGTTATATCCAGGATTTGGTGTCCAGGGAGACACTTCTGACTGGTAGTCAAAGTTTTGGCTTATACCTTCTTACTGAAAATAAAGAAGGTAATGTCAATAGTTCTAATATAAGTAACACTAGTAGTTCTAGTGATTTGTGGCATTGAAGGCTTGGTCATCCTGCTGATCAAGCTTTAAATGCTTTAAATCTAGGGTTAATTGTAAAACATAATGAAAATAAGTTACCTTGTGAGGTCTCTCATAAATCTAAACAAACTAGGGAACCTTTTCCCTTAAGTGAAAATAAATCTACTTGTTTAGGTGAATTAATTCATCTTAATGTATGGAGTCCATATAAAATACAAAATCACAAAGGTTTTAAATTGTTTTTAACTGTTGTGGATGATTATTCCAGAGCAGTTTGGGTTTATCTTCTTAAAACAAAACAAGATGTGTTCAATTGTATAGAAAAtttgtatttcattcttcaaactcAGTTTAATAAATCTATCAAGTGTATAAGAAGTGATAATGGAACAGAATTTTTAAATTTAAAAGTTAGTGACTTTGTGCATAAACATGGCATCATACATCAAACATCTTGTGTGtatacacctcaacaaaatggaatTGTTGAGAGGAAACATAGGCACTTGCTCAATGTAGCAAGAGCTCTTATGTTTCAAGGGGGAATTCCTTTGAGGTTTTGGGATGAATGCATTTTAACTTCTGTTTATCTAATTAACAGGAATCCTACCTCTGTTCTGCATGGAAAGTGTCCCTTTGAGTTGATTTATAATAAAATTCCAAATCTTTCTCATTTAAGGGTGTTTGGTTGTCAAAAGTTTTAAATAATTCAAACAGATTTTCTCCAAGGTCTGAAAAATGTGTTTTTCTAGGTTATTCTTCTGTTCAAAAAGGATATAAGTTGTATAGTCTTGAAAGTAAAAGTTTATTTATCTCTAGAGATGttaaattttatgaaaatatttttccTTTCAAATTAAAGTCAAATGAACATGTTAATTCAGACTCAGATAACAGTCTGAATCAATTGAATTTCTCTGAAGATTTTTTAAATGACAACCAAAATACtcaaagtcccaatgatgaagggaaaGATCATGACAACATGAATGATAGTAACAGTGAAGGTAGTTCTGATGATAGTTCAAATGATCATACCATGAACAAGTTTCCTTTGGATAGATCAACTGAGCAAACTCAGAACAGCAACACTGATGCTACAAATGTTGAGAATACACTCCCTGAGGGCACTTCACAACAAGGTCAAAATGTGTCAGCTCCAACTTATTCTTTTACTCCTTCTTCAAGAAGATCTCAAAGAGACACTACTATTCCCaagaggttaaatgaatatattgtTGAAGGAAAAGTAAAATATGGCattaataaatatgttaattattCTAATCTTTCTAAAGAAAATTTTTCTTTTATCACTGCTTTAAATAAAAGTGTTGAACCATCAAATTACTGGGAAGCCTCAAAGGATAAAAATTGGGTTGATGATATGATTTTAGAAATGGAAGCTTTATACAAAAACAACACTTGGGAATTAACTGAATTACCTGAAGATAGAAACCCATAGGCTGCAAATGGATATATAGAATTAAATATAAATCAAATGGTGAAGTTGATAGGTATAAGGCTATACTTGTTCCTAAAGGGTATAATCAAGGAGAAGGGATTGATTTTGATGAAACTTTCTCTCCCGTGGTTAAGATGGTTActgttaggtgtttaataaatttaGCTGTGCAAAATGATTGGTCTCTATTTCAGTTAGACATTAATAATGCTTTTCTATATAGTGATCTTGATGAAGAGGTATATATGACTTTACCAACTGGgtttttcaataaaaatgataaaagagtttgtaaacttaaaaggtctttgtatgggttaaaacaagcacccagaaaatggaatgaaaaactcACTGCATGTTTAATTGAAAATGGTTTTGAACAAACTAAAAATGATTATTCTTTGTTTGTTAAATCCAGTGATTGTGTGTTTATTGTTTTAttagtttatgttgatgatattgtgatTACAGGAAATAATCAAAAGGAGATTGAGAATGTTAAAAGTTTtttaaattcaaagtttaaaattaTGGATTTAGGTATTCTCAAATACTTTCTTGGTATTGAAGTTCTTAGATCAAGTAATGGTATATGTCTAAATCAAAGAAAGTATGTGCTTGATTTGTTATCTGATTTTGGTTTACTTGGATGTAAACCTTGTAAAAATCCTATTGAATCTGGTTTAGACTTGAGTTGCAGTGATGATAATGTTGACTTACCTTTAAAAAACATCACTGAATATCAAAGGTTGGTAGGAAAGCTTATTTACCTAATTTTAACTAGGCCAGATATTTCATATGTTGTGCATGTTTTAAGTCAGTTTATGCATTCACCCAGAGTATCTCATTTAAAATGTGCTATAAGGGTTCTCAAATATCTTAAATCTTCTCCTGGAAAAGGAGTCTTTATTGGTTAAAATGATAAAACTGATCTTATTGCCTATGTGGATGTTGACTGGGGTAAAAGGTTAATGGTTAGAAAATCTATCACTGGTTATTGTTTGTTTTTAAATGGTTCTTTGATTTCCTGGAAAAGCAAGAAACAGGCTACCATCTCCAGATCATCAGCTGAAGCTGAATACAGAGCACTAGCTGATGCTGCTTGTGATGTTATTTGGGTTCTGAAAGTTCTGAATGAGTTTAAATTTAAAAATGTTATGCCAGTTAAAATGTACATTGATAACTCTGCTGCTATTAAGATTGCATCCAATCCTGTTTTTCATGAAAAAACAaaacattttgaaattgatttACATTTTGTAAGAGATAAGATAAGTTCAGGTGTTTTGGCTACTGAAAAGATTGATTCTGTTAATAACTTGGCTGACATTTTTACAAAAGGTTTAAGCTCTTATCAACATGAATTTCTTTGTAAGAAAATGAATTTGTTTAATTGGTTCAGCAATTAgattgtgggggggggggggggtattaAAATATACAATCTAattgttgtatttttatgttttaTGCTTATTGTATGATTAGTAATTGCAGATTTTGATGGTTGCTTGTTCTTTAGGGTTGCTGCTTAGAGTTCAGTTCTTGATGAAGTGTTGAAGGTTTTAGGCTTAATGCGAATCATGTGATATTTATGTTAAATCGACATACCTAGTATGGAGGTTTCATTTGTATCACAACGATGGAACGTAGTTGAGTCTAATTCATATGTTCAGGGACTGTTTCTGTCAACTTCTAATCCAGTTTCAAGTTGAAGGTCCTTTTGGTGTATTTTATTATAGTTCAAGGGTTAAAGTTATGTCGGTGTGTATTTGTATATATCCAATCGAGTTAGGGTTAGAGAGCAGTTTTTCAGATTCATTCATTGTATTGCTGCTCATATTGTTCTTCTGTAATTTTGTTCTTGAAATCATCTTCTTGGTGATTCTGGTTCCTTGGTTTAATCTTTCACGCGTGTAAAGAATTGTGGATTAGAGAATAGTTTTCTCTGATTCGTTTGTTATTGAGTTAAAATTGTTTGGTTGATTTGTGTATTGTTAAAGAAGAAATCTGTTGATTTGTATTTTTCTACACAAAAGGTGTTGGATCACTTATAAGAATAGTAGTCTCACAAGTTAATAAACATCATGTAGACCCATTAAAAACTTCAATAATTTCTTCCGTGTATCATATTCATGCCTAGCCTTATCAGCACGATGCAAGACAATCACATGAGGAAAGCTTATACAAGATGTCAAATTTTCTCTATAATGATTTCAGTTTGTGATAGTATTTAGACACATGAGTATCATTCTGAATTAACAAAGTTATGTTGTGTTCAAGATTCAATATTACATTCCCATCAACCT of the Rutidosis leptorrhynchoides isolate AG116_Rl617_1_P2 chromosome 5, CSIRO_AGI_Rlap_v1, whole genome shotgun sequence genome contains:
- the LOC139850079 gene encoding uncharacterized protein; translation: MAKDDESSGSDVTQISKLDFGDPLYLHPSDISSTPLINVKLKGTENYKSWACAIELSLQTKNKMGFINGTFKRNEGNQVLGIQWDRCNAIVLSWILGFMSEELYNGQIYSKTASEVWTELKETYDKVDGFVIFNLYQKINSITQNGSVVSDYYHKLNSLWKQYDIMVQLPSCDFTSSKAFKDHTSLIKLMQFLMGLDDVYQPIRSNILTRDPLPSVNTAFSIISREESHRCTHSTEKKSSS